In a single window of the Bactrocera dorsalis isolate Fly_Bdor chromosome 2, ASM2337382v1, whole genome shotgun sequence genome:
- the LOC105226581 gene encoding tropomyosin-2 — protein sequence MDAIKKKMQAMKLEKDNAIDKADTCESQAKDANARADKLQEELRDLEKKLVQVDVDLVTSKEQLDKANRELEEKEKQLTTTESEVATLNRKVQQIEEDLEKSEERSTSAQQKLLEATQAADENNRMCKVLENRSQQDEERMDQLTNQLKEARMLAEDADTKSDEVSRKLAFVEDELEVAEDRVRSGEAKIMELEEELKVVGNSLKSLEVSEEKANQRVEEFKREMKTLSVKLKEAEQRAEHAEKQVKRLQKEVDRLEDELGVNKDRYKSLADEMDSTFAELAGY from the exons ATGGACGCCATCAAGAAGAAGATGCAAGCGATGAAGCTTGAGAAGGATAACGCCATTGATAAGGCCGATACCTGTGAATCTCAAGCTAAGGATGCCAATGCCCGCGCCGATAAATTGCAAGAAGAATTGCGCGATTTGGAGAAAAAATTGGTACAAGTTGATGTTGATTTGGTCACATCCAAGGAACAATTGGATAAGGCCAACCGCGAATTGGAAGAGAAGGAGAAACAATTGACCACCACCGAATCTGAGGTAGCCACTTTGAATCGTAAAGTGCAACAGATTGAAGAAGATTTAGAAAAATCTGAAGAACGCTCCACCAGCGCCCAACAAAAATTGCTGGAAGCCACACAAGCCGCTGACGAGAACAACCG TATGTGCAAAGTTTTGGAGAACCGTTCACAGCAGGATGAGGAACGTATGGATCAATTGACCAACCAGTTGAAGGAAGCCCGTATGTTGGCTGAGGATGCTGATACCAAATCCGATGAAGTATCACGTAAGCTGGCCTTCGTTGAAGACGAGCTGGAAGTGGCTGAAGATCGTGTCAGGTCCGGTGAAGCCAAGATCATGGAACTTGAGGAAGAATTGAAG GTCGTCGGTAACTCGTTGAAATCCTTGGAAGTGTCCGAGGAGAAGGCCAACCAACGCGTTGAGGAGTTTAAGCGCGAGATGAAGACTCTGTCTGTGAAATTGAAGGAAGCCGAACAGCGCGCCGAACATGCTGAGAAGCAAGTGAAGCGTCTGCAGAAGGAGGTCGACAGGCTAGAAG ACGAATTGGGCGTCAACAAGGACAGATACAAGTCGCTCGCCGACGAGATGGACTCCACATTCGCCGAATTGGCTGGTTATTAA
- the LOC105226577 gene encoding dihydropyrimidinase isoform X2 has protein sequence MATSPKPVKKVPIHLQSSQNRVYIKNGHIVNHDKSFKADIYIEDGIIKFVGPASDIVVPGGVRIVDAANKLVLPGGIDPHTHMQLKFGGCVTVDDFYHGTKAAVAGGTTTIIDFVLPDKGESLVEAYDKWRAWADPKVCCDYALHMGITWWSKSVSEEMKIMCEELGVNSFKMYMAYKGLYQLNDSELLEAFERIRALNGVAQVHAENGDIIAKNEKILLAAGVTGPEGHELSRQEEVEAEAVNRACILAHQMKTPLYVTRITSKSSAEIIGRARRSGYVVFGETLAGSIGRSMNGVRQQERLYYITSPPIRESAETPRQLMKSLAYDDLQITGSDNCTFNKEHKELGKGNFTKIPNGVNGVEDRMSVVWEKGVHAGLLDPCRFVAVTSTNAAKIFNLYPQKGRIAVGSDADIVIWNPNATRTISKETHHHACDFNIFEGMVCHGVPEMVLVRGRICVEDGSVRVAEGYGRFVNTPTRPPYVYDVLEGKIAANEEHNGEEHEEQLNNGLKKLDLGALEIEIPYQEPISRMLLSMPGAGGSVASTPSGRGRVEGTRNMQESTFSVSGKQSGLVNSNEELDKSGNRSCIRVRNPPGGKSSGFW, from the exons atGGCGACAAGTCCAAAACCCGTCAAGAAGGTGCCCATCCACCTTCAG AGCTCCCAGAACCGCGTCTATATCAAGAATGGACACATCGTCAACCACGATAAGTCATTTAAGGCCGATATTTACATTGAGGATGGCATAATTAA ATTTGTGGGACCCGCATCTGATATCGTTGTGCCCGGTGGCGTACGTATTGTGGATGCCGCAAACAAATTGGTGCTGCCCGGTGGCATTGATCCACACACTCACATGCAGCTGAAATTCGGTGGTTGCGTCACTGTAGACGATTTCTATCATGGTACCAAAGCGGCCGTAGCTGGCGGCACCACCACTATCA TCGATTTCGTGCTGCCTGACAAGGGTGAATCGCTCGTTGAAGCCTACGACAAATGGCGTGCTTGGGCTGATCCCAAGGTCTGCTGTGATTATGCGCTCCATATGGGCATCACTTGGTGGTCGAAATCTGTGTCCGaggaaatgaaaatcatgtGCGAAGAGCTGGGCGTCAATTCTTTCAAAATGTACATGGCCTACAAGGGTCTGTATCAGTTAAATGATTCGGAGCTTTTGGAGGCTTTCGAGCGCATACGAGCGTTAAATGGTGTTGCACAG GTGCATGCTGAGAACGGCGATATTATTGCTAAGAATGAGAAGATATTACTGGCCGCTGGCGTTACTGGTCCAGAGGGTCACGAGCTCTCGCGGCAGGAAGAAGTAGAGGCTGAGGCAGTCAACCGAGCCTGTATACTGGCACATCag ATGAAGACACCGCTCTATGTGACTCGCATCACTTCGAAATCGTCGGCTGAAATTATTGGTCGCGCCCGTCGCAGCGGCTACGTTGTGTTCGGTGAGACTTTGGCCGGTTCAATTGGGCGCTCAATGAATGGCGTTCGTCAGCAGGAGCGTTTGTATTACATAACAAGTCCACCAATACGCGAATCGGCCGAAACGCCAAGGCAATTGATGAAGTCGCTGGCGTA CGATGATCTGCAGATAACCGGGAGCGACAATTGCACCTTCAACAAGGAGCACAAGGAGTTAGGCAAAGGCAACTTTACCAAGATACCGAACGGTGTCAACGGCGTCGAGGACCGCATGTCTGTTGTTTGGGAGAAAGGTGTGCATGCTGGTCTATTGGATCCCTGCCGCTTCGTTGCCGTCACCAGCACCAATGCCGCCAAAATATTCAATCTTTATCCACAAAAGGGACGCATCGCCGTGGGTTCGGATGCTGACATTGTTATTTGGAATCCAAATGCTACGCGCACCATTTCCAAGGAGACGCATCATCATGCATGCGATTTCAACATTTTCGAGGGCATGGTATGCCACGGTGTGCCCGAAATGGTGTTGGTGCGCGGACGAATTTGCGTCGAAGACGGTAGCGTACGCGTTGCCGAAGGTTATGGGCGTTTCGTTAATACACCAACACGTCCGCCATATGTCTACGATGTGTTGGAGGGTAAGATTGCAGCCAACGAAGAGCACAATGGTGAAGAACATGAAGAGCAACTGAATAACGGTTTGAAGAAATTGGATTTGGGTGCTTTGGAAATCGAAATACCGTATCAGGAACCCATCTCACGCATGTTGCTCTCCATGCCGGGTGCTGGCGGTTCGGTAGCCAGTACACCATCGGGCCGTGGACGCGTCGAAGGTACACGTAACATGCAAGAATCAACGTTTTCCGTTAGCGGTAAGCAATCAGGCTTAGTTAATTCAAATG AGGAGCTGGATAAATCTGGCAATCGCTCGTGCATTCGTGTCAGAAATCCACCAGGTGGCAAGTCTTCGGGTTTCTGGTAA
- the LOC105226577 gene encoding dihydropyrimidinase isoform X4 — MATSPKPVKKVPIHLQSSQNRVYIKNGHIVNHDKSFKADIYIEDGIIKFVGPASDIVVPGGVRIVDAANKLVLPGGIDPHTHMQLKFGGCVTVDDFYHGTKAAVAGGTTTIIDFVLPDKGESLVEAYDKWRAWADPKVCCDYALHMGITWWSKSVSEEMKIMCEELGVNSFKMYMAYKGLYQLNDSELLEAFERIRALNGVAQVHAENGDIIAKNEKILLAAGVTGPEGHELSRQEEVEAEAVNRACILAHQMKTPLYVTRITSKSSAEIIGRARRSGYVVFGETLAGSIGRSMNGVRQQERLYYITSPPIRESAETPRQLMKSLAYDDLQITGSDNCTFNKEHKELGKGNFTKIPNGVNGVEDRMSVVWEKGVHAGLLDPCRFVAVTSTNAAKIFNLYPQKGRIAVGSDADIVIWNPNATRTISKETHHHACDFNIFEGMVCHGVPEMVLVRGRICVEDGSVRVAEGYGRFVNTPTRPPYVYDVLEGKIAANEEHNGEEHEEQLNNGLKKLDLGALEIEIPYQEPISRMLLSMPGAGGSVASTPSGRGRVEGTRNMQESTFSVSEELDKSGNRSCIRVRNPPGGKSSGFW; from the exons atGGCGACAAGTCCAAAACCCGTCAAGAAGGTGCCCATCCACCTTCAG AGCTCCCAGAACCGCGTCTATATCAAGAATGGACACATCGTCAACCACGATAAGTCATTTAAGGCCGATATTTACATTGAGGATGGCATAATTAA ATTTGTGGGACCCGCATCTGATATCGTTGTGCCCGGTGGCGTACGTATTGTGGATGCCGCAAACAAATTGGTGCTGCCCGGTGGCATTGATCCACACACTCACATGCAGCTGAAATTCGGTGGTTGCGTCACTGTAGACGATTTCTATCATGGTACCAAAGCGGCCGTAGCTGGCGGCACCACCACTATCA TCGATTTCGTGCTGCCTGACAAGGGTGAATCGCTCGTTGAAGCCTACGACAAATGGCGTGCTTGGGCTGATCCCAAGGTCTGCTGTGATTATGCGCTCCATATGGGCATCACTTGGTGGTCGAAATCTGTGTCCGaggaaatgaaaatcatgtGCGAAGAGCTGGGCGTCAATTCTTTCAAAATGTACATGGCCTACAAGGGTCTGTATCAGTTAAATGATTCGGAGCTTTTGGAGGCTTTCGAGCGCATACGAGCGTTAAATGGTGTTGCACAG GTGCATGCTGAGAACGGCGATATTATTGCTAAGAATGAGAAGATATTACTGGCCGCTGGCGTTACTGGTCCAGAGGGTCACGAGCTCTCGCGGCAGGAAGAAGTAGAGGCTGAGGCAGTCAACCGAGCCTGTATACTGGCACATCag ATGAAGACACCGCTCTATGTGACTCGCATCACTTCGAAATCGTCGGCTGAAATTATTGGTCGCGCCCGTCGCAGCGGCTACGTTGTGTTCGGTGAGACTTTGGCCGGTTCAATTGGGCGCTCAATGAATGGCGTTCGTCAGCAGGAGCGTTTGTATTACATAACAAGTCCACCAATACGCGAATCGGCCGAAACGCCAAGGCAATTGATGAAGTCGCTGGCGTA CGATGATCTGCAGATAACCGGGAGCGACAATTGCACCTTCAACAAGGAGCACAAGGAGTTAGGCAAAGGCAACTTTACCAAGATACCGAACGGTGTCAACGGCGTCGAGGACCGCATGTCTGTTGTTTGGGAGAAAGGTGTGCATGCTGGTCTATTGGATCCCTGCCGCTTCGTTGCCGTCACCAGCACCAATGCCGCCAAAATATTCAATCTTTATCCACAAAAGGGACGCATCGCCGTGGGTTCGGATGCTGACATTGTTATTTGGAATCCAAATGCTACGCGCACCATTTCCAAGGAGACGCATCATCATGCATGCGATTTCAACATTTTCGAGGGCATGGTATGCCACGGTGTGCCCGAAATGGTGTTGGTGCGCGGACGAATTTGCGTCGAAGACGGTAGCGTACGCGTTGCCGAAGGTTATGGGCGTTTCGTTAATACACCAACACGTCCGCCATATGTCTACGATGTGTTGGAGGGTAAGATTGCAGCCAACGAAGAGCACAATGGTGAAGAACATGAAGAGCAACTGAATAACGGTTTGAAGAAATTGGATTTGGGTGCTTTGGAAATCGAAATACCGTATCAGGAACCCATCTCACGCATGTTGCTCTCCATGCCGGGTGCTGGCGGTTCGGTAGCCAGTACACCATCGGGCCGTGGACGCGTCGAAGGTACACGTAACATGCAAGAATCAACGTTTTCCGTTAGCG AGGAGCTGGATAAATCTGGCAATCGCTCGTGCATTCGTGTCAGAAATCCACCAGGTGGCAAGTCTTCGGGTTTCTGGTAA
- the LOC105226577 gene encoding dihydropyrimidinase isoform X1, which produces MATSPKPVKKVPIHLQSSQNRVYIKNGHIVNHDKSFKADIYIEDGIIKFVGPASDIVVPGGVRIVDAANKLVLPGGIDPHTHMQLKFGGCVTVDDFYHGTKAAVAGGTTTIIDFVLPDKGESLVEAYDKWRAWADPKVCCDYALHMGITWWSKSVSEEMKIMCEELGVNSFKMYMAYKGLYQLNDSELLEAFERIRALNGVAQVHAENGDIIAKNEKILLAAGVTGPEGHELSRQEEVEAEAVNRACILAHQVDCPLYVVHVMSKSAGIEVARARRRYKNTVIYGETLAAALGTDGTNYWHECFQHAAGHVLSPPLRPDPTTPAFMMNLLANDDLQITGSDNCTFNKEHKELGKGNFTKIPNGVNGVEDRMSVVWEKGVHAGLLDPCRFVAVTSTNAAKIFNLYPQKGRIAVGSDADIVIWNPNATRTISKETHHHACDFNIFEGMVCHGVPEMVLVRGRICVEDGSVRVAEGYGRFVNTPTRPPYVYDVLEGKIAANEEHNGEEHEEQLNNGLKKLDLGALEIEIPYQEPISRMLLSMPGAGGSVASTPSGRGRVEGTRNMQESTFSVSGKQSGLVNSNEELDKSGNRSCIRVRNPPGGKSSGFW; this is translated from the exons atGGCGACAAGTCCAAAACCCGTCAAGAAGGTGCCCATCCACCTTCAG AGCTCCCAGAACCGCGTCTATATCAAGAATGGACACATCGTCAACCACGATAAGTCATTTAAGGCCGATATTTACATTGAGGATGGCATAATTAA ATTTGTGGGACCCGCATCTGATATCGTTGTGCCCGGTGGCGTACGTATTGTGGATGCCGCAAACAAATTGGTGCTGCCCGGTGGCATTGATCCACACACTCACATGCAGCTGAAATTCGGTGGTTGCGTCACTGTAGACGATTTCTATCATGGTACCAAAGCGGCCGTAGCTGGCGGCACCACCACTATCA TCGATTTCGTGCTGCCTGACAAGGGTGAATCGCTCGTTGAAGCCTACGACAAATGGCGTGCTTGGGCTGATCCCAAGGTCTGCTGTGATTATGCGCTCCATATGGGCATCACTTGGTGGTCGAAATCTGTGTCCGaggaaatgaaaatcatgtGCGAAGAGCTGGGCGTCAATTCTTTCAAAATGTACATGGCCTACAAGGGTCTGTATCAGTTAAATGATTCGGAGCTTTTGGAGGCTTTCGAGCGCATACGAGCGTTAAATGGTGTTGCACAG GTGCATGCTGAGAACGGCGATATTATTGCTAAGAATGAGAAGATATTACTGGCCGCTGGCGTTACTGGTCCAGAGGGTCACGAGCTCTCGCGGCAGGAAGAAGTAGAGGCTGAGGCAGTCAACCGAGCCTGTATACTGGCACATCag GTCGATTGTCCGTTATACGTAGTGCATGTAATGAGTAAATCGGCGGGCATTGAGGTGGCGCGTGCGCGCAGACGCTACAAAAATACCGTTATCTATGGCGAAACCTTGGCTGCGGCGCTTGGCACCGATGGCACAAACTACTGGCACGAGTGTTTCCAACATGCAGCGGGTCACGTGCTAAGTCCACCACTACGTCCCGATCCAACGACGCCCGCCTTTATGATGAACCTATTGGCGAA CGATGATCTGCAGATAACCGGGAGCGACAATTGCACCTTCAACAAGGAGCACAAGGAGTTAGGCAAAGGCAACTTTACCAAGATACCGAACGGTGTCAACGGCGTCGAGGACCGCATGTCTGTTGTTTGGGAGAAAGGTGTGCATGCTGGTCTATTGGATCCCTGCCGCTTCGTTGCCGTCACCAGCACCAATGCCGCCAAAATATTCAATCTTTATCCACAAAAGGGACGCATCGCCGTGGGTTCGGATGCTGACATTGTTATTTGGAATCCAAATGCTACGCGCACCATTTCCAAGGAGACGCATCATCATGCATGCGATTTCAACATTTTCGAGGGCATGGTATGCCACGGTGTGCCCGAAATGGTGTTGGTGCGCGGACGAATTTGCGTCGAAGACGGTAGCGTACGCGTTGCCGAAGGTTATGGGCGTTTCGTTAATACACCAACACGTCCGCCATATGTCTACGATGTGTTGGAGGGTAAGATTGCAGCCAACGAAGAGCACAATGGTGAAGAACATGAAGAGCAACTGAATAACGGTTTGAAGAAATTGGATTTGGGTGCTTTGGAAATCGAAATACCGTATCAGGAACCCATCTCACGCATGTTGCTCTCCATGCCGGGTGCTGGCGGTTCGGTAGCCAGTACACCATCGGGCCGTGGACGCGTCGAAGGTACACGTAACATGCAAGAATCAACGTTTTCCGTTAGCGGTAAGCAATCAGGCTTAGTTAATTCAAATG AGGAGCTGGATAAATCTGGCAATCGCTCGTGCATTCGTGTCAGAAATCCACCAGGTGGCAAGTCTTCGGGTTTCTGGTAA
- the LOC105226577 gene encoding dihydropyrimidinase isoform X3, with the protein MATSPKPVKKVPIHLQSSQNRVYIKNGHIVNHDKSFKADIYIEDGIIKFVGPASDIVVPGGVRIVDAANKLVLPGGIDPHTHMQLKFGGCVTVDDFYHGTKAAVAGGTTTIIDFVLPDKGESLVEAYDKWRAWADPKVCCDYALHMGITWWSKSVSEEMKIMCEELGVNSFKMYMAYKGLYQLNDSELLEAFERIRALNGVAQVHAENGDIIAKNEKILLAAGVTGPEGHELSRQEEVEAEAVNRACILAHQVDCPLYVVHVMSKSAGIEVARARRRYKNTVIYGETLAAALGTDGTNYWHECFQHAAGHVLSPPLRPDPTTPAFMMNLLANDDLQITGSDNCTFNKEHKELGKGNFTKIPNGVNGVEDRMSVVWEKGVHAGLLDPCRFVAVTSTNAAKIFNLYPQKGRIAVGSDADIVIWNPNATRTISKETHHHACDFNIFEGMVCHGVPEMVLVRGRICVEDGSVRVAEGYGRFVNTPTRPPYVYDVLEGKIAANEEHNGEEHEEQLNNGLKKLDLGALEIEIPYQEPISRMLLSMPGAGGSVASTPSGRGRVEGTRNMQESTFSVSEELDKSGNRSCIRVRNPPGGKSSGFW; encoded by the exons atGGCGACAAGTCCAAAACCCGTCAAGAAGGTGCCCATCCACCTTCAG AGCTCCCAGAACCGCGTCTATATCAAGAATGGACACATCGTCAACCACGATAAGTCATTTAAGGCCGATATTTACATTGAGGATGGCATAATTAA ATTTGTGGGACCCGCATCTGATATCGTTGTGCCCGGTGGCGTACGTATTGTGGATGCCGCAAACAAATTGGTGCTGCCCGGTGGCATTGATCCACACACTCACATGCAGCTGAAATTCGGTGGTTGCGTCACTGTAGACGATTTCTATCATGGTACCAAAGCGGCCGTAGCTGGCGGCACCACCACTATCA TCGATTTCGTGCTGCCTGACAAGGGTGAATCGCTCGTTGAAGCCTACGACAAATGGCGTGCTTGGGCTGATCCCAAGGTCTGCTGTGATTATGCGCTCCATATGGGCATCACTTGGTGGTCGAAATCTGTGTCCGaggaaatgaaaatcatgtGCGAAGAGCTGGGCGTCAATTCTTTCAAAATGTACATGGCCTACAAGGGTCTGTATCAGTTAAATGATTCGGAGCTTTTGGAGGCTTTCGAGCGCATACGAGCGTTAAATGGTGTTGCACAG GTGCATGCTGAGAACGGCGATATTATTGCTAAGAATGAGAAGATATTACTGGCCGCTGGCGTTACTGGTCCAGAGGGTCACGAGCTCTCGCGGCAGGAAGAAGTAGAGGCTGAGGCAGTCAACCGAGCCTGTATACTGGCACATCag GTCGATTGTCCGTTATACGTAGTGCATGTAATGAGTAAATCGGCGGGCATTGAGGTGGCGCGTGCGCGCAGACGCTACAAAAATACCGTTATCTATGGCGAAACCTTGGCTGCGGCGCTTGGCACCGATGGCACAAACTACTGGCACGAGTGTTTCCAACATGCAGCGGGTCACGTGCTAAGTCCACCACTACGTCCCGATCCAACGACGCCCGCCTTTATGATGAACCTATTGGCGAA CGATGATCTGCAGATAACCGGGAGCGACAATTGCACCTTCAACAAGGAGCACAAGGAGTTAGGCAAAGGCAACTTTACCAAGATACCGAACGGTGTCAACGGCGTCGAGGACCGCATGTCTGTTGTTTGGGAGAAAGGTGTGCATGCTGGTCTATTGGATCCCTGCCGCTTCGTTGCCGTCACCAGCACCAATGCCGCCAAAATATTCAATCTTTATCCACAAAAGGGACGCATCGCCGTGGGTTCGGATGCTGACATTGTTATTTGGAATCCAAATGCTACGCGCACCATTTCCAAGGAGACGCATCATCATGCATGCGATTTCAACATTTTCGAGGGCATGGTATGCCACGGTGTGCCCGAAATGGTGTTGGTGCGCGGACGAATTTGCGTCGAAGACGGTAGCGTACGCGTTGCCGAAGGTTATGGGCGTTTCGTTAATACACCAACACGTCCGCCATATGTCTACGATGTGTTGGAGGGTAAGATTGCAGCCAACGAAGAGCACAATGGTGAAGAACATGAAGAGCAACTGAATAACGGTTTGAAGAAATTGGATTTGGGTGCTTTGGAAATCGAAATACCGTATCAGGAACCCATCTCACGCATGTTGCTCTCCATGCCGGGTGCTGGCGGTTCGGTAGCCAGTACACCATCGGGCCGTGGACGCGTCGAAGGTACACGTAACATGCAAGAATCAACGTTTTCCGTTAGCG AGGAGCTGGATAAATCTGGCAATCGCTCGTGCATTCGTGTCAGAAATCCACCAGGTGGCAAGTCTTCGGGTTTCTGGTAA
- the LOC105226575 gene encoding tetratricopeptide repeat protein 30 homolog — MLHQGIILREGHITRTIYNLIKDKRYDDVIECMVSFGEAANTRAGLSTLGYCYYHAQKYEEAATCYEQLCTLVPKEAKYKFYYAQSLYQAGIFGDALRALKQISEHEGLRESCLQLQSAILYSSEDFAAAQSVLNQRAAGNAETLNDEGCLLFHADQFEKAVQRFSNALKVGGFNPLVAYNLALSHFHKKEKTQAVEYTTEIVDRGIRNHPELGIGAQIDTDGSARSVGNPITMAMSGITQALNLKAAIEYQDANLDAAHDSLLDLPPRSESELDPVTLHNMALTDPKGPVAGLRKLAFLLQLGPPACPKETFANILLICCKHEMYEMAADILAEHTDLTYKYLSQYLYELLDALITAQTSSELAEKKLGVLASSLAGKLRSLAAKVQEMRGTTDQLALRSALQDYENALELYMPVVLARAWIYWRDDDFVGAEREFRASAEFCSENSVWRLNAGHVLFMQGDKYKESAAFYEPIVRQHNDDIMSVPAAVLANLCVSYIMTFQNEEAEELMRKVEKAEELKGNMGKQYHHLCIVNLVVGTLYCAKSNYEFGLSRIAHALDGGNGARLYADTWLHVKRCVLGLLTGMAKQNIILPYPAVQEVLNFLKSCEVYGLFTPANIYAATDEVPAEPLTIGLEARKLRLLLIKLSEYEQ; from the exons ATGCTGCATCAAGGCATAATCTTAAGGGAAGGCCATATAACGCGAACCATCTAcaatttg ATCAAAGACAAACGCTACGATGATGTGATCGAGTGCATGGTAAGTTTCGGTGAGGCGGCTAACACCAGAGCGGGTCTCTCTACACTGGGCTACTGCTACTATCACGCACAGAAATATGAAGAGGCCGCGACTTGCTATGAGCAACTGTGTACGCTGGTGCCAAAGGAAGCAAAATATAA ATTTTATTATGCACAATCGCTCTATCAGGCGGGTATTTTCGGAGATGCACTGCGCGCCTTAAAGCAAATCAGCGAACACGAAGGACTGCGGGAGTCTTGCTTACAACTACAGAGCGCCATACTCTACTCCAGTGAGGACTTTGCGGCCGCGCAGAGTGTATTGAATCAACGTGCCGCCGGCAATGCGGAAACACTCAACGATGAAGGCTGTCTACTCTTTCATGCCGACCAATTTGAGAAGGCGGTGCAGCGTTTCTCGAACGCTTTGAAGGTGGGCGGTTTTAATCCGCTGGTGGCATACAATTTGGCATTATCGCATTTTCACAAAAAGGAAAAGACACAGGCCGTGGAATACACCA CGGAGATTGTGGACCGCGGCATACGCAATCATCCGGAGTTGGGCATTGGCGCGCAAATCGATACCGACGGCAGTGCGCGCAGTGTCGGTAATCCAATTACGATGGCCATGTCGGGCATAACACAGGCGTTGAACTTGAAAGCGGCTATCGAGTATCAGGATGCCAATT TGGATGCTGCACACGATTCGTTGTTGGATTTGCCGCCACGCTCCGAGAGTGAATTAGATCCGGTTACATTGCATAATATGGCATTGACCGATCCGAAAGGTCCGGTAGCCGGTTTGCGTAAATTGGCGTTTCTTTTGCAGCTTGGACCACCAGCTTGTCCGAAGGAGACTTTTGCGAATATCTTATTGATTTGTTGTAAACATGAAATGTACGAAATGGCCGCCGATATACTGGCGGAGCATACGGATCTAACCTATAAATATCTGTCACAG TATCTCTACGAGCTGCTCGACGCTTTGATAACTGCACAAACCTCTTCGGAATTGGCAGAGAAAAAATTAGGAGTCTTAGCCTCGAGCTTAGCGGGCAAGCTACGCAGTCTGGCTGCCAAAGTGCAAGAGATGCGCGGCACCACCGATCAACTGGCGCTACGCAGTGCTCTGCAGGACTATGAGAACGCTTTGGAACT TTACATGCCGGTTGTGTTGGCACGCGCATGGATTTATTGGCGTGATGACGACTTTGTCGGCGCCGAGCGTGAGTTTCGCGCCAGTGCTGAATTCTGTTCGGAGAACTCCGTTTGGCGTCTCAATGCCGGTCACGTGCTCTTTATGCAGGGCGACAAGTACAAAGAGTCCGCAGCATTCTATGAGCCGATCGTGCGGCAGCACAATGATGAC ATAATGTCAGTTCCCGCGGCGGTTTTAGCAAATCTCTGCGTCTCATACATAATGACCTTTCAAAATGAAGAAGCCGAGGAGCTGATGCGCAAAGTGGAGAAAGCCGAAGAGTTGAAGGGCAACATGGGCAAGCAGTATCATCATTTGTGCATAGTTAATCTAGTTGTGGGCACACTGTATTGTGCGAAATCCAATTATGAATTCGGTTTGTCGCGCATTGCGCATGCTTTGGATGGCGGCAATGGTGCTCGTCTCTATGCAGACACTTGGCTGCACGTGAAGCGTTGTGTGTTGGGTCTACTCACAGGTATGGCGAAACAGAATATTATTCTGCCATATCCGGCGGTGCAGGAGGTGCTGAATTTCTTGAAATCTTGTGAAG TTTACGGTCTCTTCACACCCGCCAATATCTATGCCGCCACTGACGAAGTGCCCGCTGAGCCCTTAACCATCGGCTTGGAAGCAAGAAAGCTGCGTCTACTGTTGATTAAACTGAGCGAATATGAAcagtga